In Zingiber officinale cultivar Zhangliang chromosome 6A, Zo_v1.1, whole genome shotgun sequence, a single genomic region encodes these proteins:
- the LOC121997858 gene encoding serine/threonine-protein kinase STY13-like, with amino-acid sequence MKEGSGDGFVRADQIDLKNLDEQLERHLSRALTMEKRKEEERRERQREEWEIDPSKLVIKGVIARGTFGTVHRGVYDGMDVAVKLLDWGEEGNKTESEVAALRAAFSQEVTVWHKLDHPNVTKFIGAALGATNLSIQTENGHLGMPSNVCCVVVEYLPGGALKSFLIKHHRRKLAFKIVVQIALDLARGLSYLHSQKIVHRDVKTENMLLDRTGTVKIADFGVARIEAQNPNDMTGETGTLGYMAPEVLNGNPYNRKCDVYSFGICLWEIYCCDMPYPDLSFSEITSAVVRQNLRPDIPRCCPSSLANVMKICWDANPDKRPEMNEVVVMLEAIDTSKGGGMIPPDQQQGCFGCFQRHRGP; translated from the exons atgaAGGAAGGGAGCGGAGATGGGTTCGTTAGGGCGGACCAGATCGATCTGAAGAATTTGGACGAGCAACTGGAGCGGCACCTGAGCAGGGCATTGACgatggagaagaggaaggaggaggagaggagggaGAGGCAGCGAGAGGAGTGGGAGATCGATCCCTCCAAGCTCGTCATCAAAGGGGTCATCGCCCGGGGCACATTCGGAACCGTCCACCGCGGCGTCTACGACGGCATGGACGTCGCCG TGAAGTTGCTTGACTGGGGGGAAGAAGGAAATAAAACTGAATCTGAGGTTGCTGCACTACGGGCAGCATTCTCTCAGGAAGTGACAGTTTGGCATAAACTTGATCATCCAAATGTTACTAAG TTTATTGGGGCTGCCCTTGGAGCGACGAACCTAAGCATACAAACAGAAAATGGCCATCTTGGCATGCCCAGCAATGTTTGCTGTGTCGTCGTTGAATATCTCCCTGGTGGTGCACTGAAATCTTTTCTTATAAAGCACCATAGAAGAAAGTTAGCTTTCAAGATAGTGGTACAGATAGCTTTGGATCTTGCGAGAGG GTTAAGTTACCTTCATTCCCAAAAGATTGTGCACAGGGACGTAAAGACAGAGAATATGCTTCTAGATAGGACTGGAACAGTAAAAATTGCCGACTTTGGTGTTGCTCGTATTGAGGCCCAAAATCCTAATGACATGACGGGTGAGACTGGAACCCTTGGATATATGGCGCCAGAG GTCCTGAATGGCAATCCTTACAATAGAAAATGTGATGTTTATAGCTTTGGCATCTGCTTGTGGGAGATATATTGTTGTGACATGCCGTATCCTGACCTTAGCTTTTCCGAGATCACATCCGCTGTTGTCCGGCAG AACTTGAGGCCGGATATTCCACGCTGTTGCCCCAGCTCTCTAGCAAATGTGATGAAAATATGCTGGGATGCAAACCCTGACAAACGACCGGAGATGAATGAAGTAGTGGTCATGTTGGAAGCTATTGACACATCGAAGGGCGGAGGTATGATCCCTCCTGATCAACAACAAGGATGCTTTGGGTGTTTCCAAAGGCACCGAGGCCCTTGA